The following coding sequences lie in one Tachysurus fulvidraco isolate hzauxx_2018 chromosome 19, HZAU_PFXX_2.0, whole genome shotgun sequence genomic window:
- the syt10 gene encoding synaptotagmin-10 isoform X3: MNPRARGSSNIQWINRKDMSARTEDGVSLCQRALQIITELCLAGHVDREKCADIFPTESKLPDISVSLLAVLVGFCGLALLVVSLFVFWKLCWPIWRSKALSSHSETVRQGVLPEAPAPTPHVTPLLLERQALQAEKQEKKDEEEDQRRKVPEVKVNGCRSVKSLEAAMKISQTSPDIPAEVQQTIRERLSKKAKIQKQSTEPTSFSRHNSFRRHLRRQMNVTSVDFTMDTLPVRQSSAVSIGRIKPELYKQKSVDSEEGNKEPVETCGKLSFALKYDYEEQALVVRILKALDLPAKDFTGTSDPYVKIYLLPERKKKFQTRVHRKTLNPTFDEVFCFPVEYDQLCNRKLHFSVYDFDRFTSHDMIGEVVVDNLFELSDLSREAVVWKDILASTTESVDLGEIMYSLCYLPTAGRMTLTVIKCRNLKAMDITGSSDPYVKVSLICDGRRLKKRKTTTKKGTLNPVYNEAIIFDIPPENVEQVSLSIMVMDYDRVGHNEVIGVCRTGPDAEGLGRDHWNEMLAYPRKPITHWHALCEWPGRGSSFESQGSCPSPKPPQTP, encoded by the exons ATGAACCCTCGCGCGCGCGGCTCCTCCAACATACAATGGATTAACCGGAAAGACATGAGCGCACGAACCGAGGACGGCGTGAGCCTGTGCCAAAGGGCTCTCCAGATAATCACCGAGCTGTGCCTCGCCGGGCACGTCGACCGGGAGAAATGCGCAGACATCTTTCCAACCGAGAGCAAATTACCAG ACATCTCTGTAAGTCTCCTAGCTGTGCTCGTGGGTTTCTGTGGACTCGCCCTGTTGGtagtctctctctttgtgttttgGAAGCTGTGCTGGCCCATCTGGAGAAGCAAGGCGCTCTCCTCTCACAGCGAGACTGTTCGTCAAGGGGTTCTGCCCGAGGCACCAGCACCCACACCTCATGTCACGCCATTGCTTCTGGAGCGTCAGGCTTTACAGGCGGAGAAGCAGGAGAAGAAAGACGAAGAGGAGGACCAGAGGAGGAAGGTGCCCGAGGTGAAGGTAAACGGTTGTAGATCGGTGAAGTCACTTGAGGCAGCCATGAAGATCAGCCAGACATCTCCAGACATCCCGGCTGAGGTGCAGCAGACAATACGTGAACGCCTGAGTAAGAAGGCCAAGATTCAGAAACAGAGCACTGAACCCACCTCATTCTCCAG ACACAATTCCTTTCGTCGCCATCTCAGACGGCAGATGAACGTCACTAGTGTGGATTTCACCATGGACACCCTGCCAGTGAGACAGTCCTCAGCAGTCAGCATCGGACGCATAAAGCCAGAACTCTACAAGCAGAAATCCGTAGACTCGGAGGAAGGCAACAAGGAGCCAGTGGAGACATGTGGCAAGCTTAGCTTTGCTCTGAAGTACGACTATGAAGAGCAGGCTTTGGTAGTGCGCATCCTTAAAGCATTGGACCTGCCAGCCAAGGACTTCACAGGTACTTCTGACCCCTACGTAAAGATCTACTTGCTCCCTGAGCGTAAAAAGAAGTTCCAGACACGGGTCCACCGAAAGACACTAAACCCTACATTCGATGAGGTGTTTTGTTTCCCAGTGGAGTACGACCAGCTGTGTAACCGTAAGTTGCACTTCAGTGTCTACGATTTTGACCGCTTCACAAGTCATGACATGATCGGCGAGGTGGTGGTAGACAACCTGTTTGAGCTCTCAGACCTGTCACGTGAGGCCGTGGTATGGAAGGACATTCTCGCCTCCACTACA GAGAGTGTGGATTTAGGGGAAATTATGTACTCCCTCTGCTACCTTCCCACGGCTGGCCGTATGACTCTGACTGTCATCAAGTGCCGTAATCTTAAAGCCATGGACATCACTGGCTCTTCTG ACCCGTATGTAAAAGTGTCGCTAATCTGCGACGGACGAAGGCTGAAGAAACGGAAGACCACCACTAAGAAGGGCACACTCAACCCTGTGTACAACGAGGCTATCATCTTTGACATTCCTCCTGAGAACGTGGAGCAGGTCAGCCTGTCAATTATGGTGATGGATTATGACAG AGTTGGACACAATGAGGTCATCGGTGTGTGTCGGACCGGCCCCGATGCAGAAGGTCTGGGTCGAGACCACTGGAACGAGATGCTGGCCTACCCACGCAAACCCATCACCCACTGGCATGCTCTGTGTGAG TGGCCAGGAAGAGGTTCCAGTTTCGAAAGCCAGGGTTCCTGCCCTTCACCCAAACCTCCACAGACTCCATAA
- the syt10 gene encoding synaptotagmin-10 isoform X2, protein MNPRARGSSNIQWINRKDMSARTEDGVSLCQRALQIITELCLAGHVDREKCADIFPTESKLPGKGSSDISVSLLAVLVGFCGLALLVVSLFVFWKLCWPIWRSKALSSHSETVRQGVLPEAPAPTPHVTPLLLERQALQAEKQEKKDEEEDQRRKVPEVKVNGCRSVKSLEAAMKISQTSPDIPAEVQQTIRERLSKKAKIQKQSTEPTSFSRHNSFRRHLRRQMNVTSVDFTMDTLPVRQSSAVSIGRIKPELYKQKSVDSEEGNKEPVETCGKLSFALKYDYEEQALVVRILKALDLPAKDFTGTSDPYVKIYLLPERKKKFQTRVHRKTLNPTFDEVFCFPVEYDQLCNRKLHFSVYDFDRFTSHDMIGEVVVDNLFELSDLSREAVVWKDILASTTESVDLGEIMYSLCYLPTAGRMTLTVIKCRNLKAMDITGSSDPYVKVSLICDGRRLKKRKTTTKKGTLNPVYNEAIIFDIPPENVEQVSLSIMVMDYDRVGHNEVIGVCRTGPDAEGLGRDHWNEMLAYPRKPITHWHALCEWPGRGSSFESQGSCPSPKPPQTP, encoded by the exons ATGAACCCTCGCGCGCGCGGCTCCTCCAACATACAATGGATTAACCGGAAAGACATGAGCGCACGAACCGAGGACGGCGTGAGCCTGTGCCAAAGGGCTCTCCAGATAATCACCGAGCTGTGCCTCGCCGGGCACGTCGACCGGGAGAAATGCGCAGACATCTTTCCAACCGAGAGCAAATTACCAGGTAAAGGAAGTTCAG ACATCTCTGTAAGTCTCCTAGCTGTGCTCGTGGGTTTCTGTGGACTCGCCCTGTTGGtagtctctctctttgtgttttgGAAGCTGTGCTGGCCCATCTGGAGAAGCAAGGCGCTCTCCTCTCACAGCGAGACTGTTCGTCAAGGGGTTCTGCCCGAGGCACCAGCACCCACACCTCATGTCACGCCATTGCTTCTGGAGCGTCAGGCTTTACAGGCGGAGAAGCAGGAGAAGAAAGACGAAGAGGAGGACCAGAGGAGGAAGGTGCCCGAGGTGAAGGTAAACGGTTGTAGATCGGTGAAGTCACTTGAGGCAGCCATGAAGATCAGCCAGACATCTCCAGACATCCCGGCTGAGGTGCAGCAGACAATACGTGAACGCCTGAGTAAGAAGGCCAAGATTCAGAAACAGAGCACTGAACCCACCTCATTCTCCAG ACACAATTCCTTTCGTCGCCATCTCAGACGGCAGATGAACGTCACTAGTGTGGATTTCACCATGGACACCCTGCCAGTGAGACAGTCCTCAGCAGTCAGCATCGGACGCATAAAGCCAGAACTCTACAAGCAGAAATCCGTAGACTCGGAGGAAGGCAACAAGGAGCCAGTGGAGACATGTGGCAAGCTTAGCTTTGCTCTGAAGTACGACTATGAAGAGCAGGCTTTGGTAGTGCGCATCCTTAAAGCATTGGACCTGCCAGCCAAGGACTTCACAGGTACTTCTGACCCCTACGTAAAGATCTACTTGCTCCCTGAGCGTAAAAAGAAGTTCCAGACACGGGTCCACCGAAAGACACTAAACCCTACATTCGATGAGGTGTTTTGTTTCCCAGTGGAGTACGACCAGCTGTGTAACCGTAAGTTGCACTTCAGTGTCTACGATTTTGACCGCTTCACAAGTCATGACATGATCGGCGAGGTGGTGGTAGACAACCTGTTTGAGCTCTCAGACCTGTCACGTGAGGCCGTGGTATGGAAGGACATTCTCGCCTCCACTACA GAGAGTGTGGATTTAGGGGAAATTATGTACTCCCTCTGCTACCTTCCCACGGCTGGCCGTATGACTCTGACTGTCATCAAGTGCCGTAATCTTAAAGCCATGGACATCACTGGCTCTTCTG ACCCGTATGTAAAAGTGTCGCTAATCTGCGACGGACGAAGGCTGAAGAAACGGAAGACCACCACTAAGAAGGGCACACTCAACCCTGTGTACAACGAGGCTATCATCTTTGACATTCCTCCTGAGAACGTGGAGCAGGTCAGCCTGTCAATTATGGTGATGGATTATGACAG AGTTGGACACAATGAGGTCATCGGTGTGTGTCGGACCGGCCCCGATGCAGAAGGTCTGGGTCGAGACCACTGGAACGAGATGCTGGCCTACCCACGCAAACCCATCACCCACTGGCATGCTCTGTGTGAG TGGCCAGGAAGAGGTTCCAGTTTCGAAAGCCAGGGTTCCTGCCCTTCACCCAAACCTCCACAGACTCCATAA
- the syt10 gene encoding synaptotagmin-10 isoform X1, producing the protein MSLSYAFPSFFLSLLLFLVCSTLSLLLAFSVCLVCLFNLPHHLLLLCLLLSLSYITSIYSQSLPLLTQLSSPKPLPVDISVSLLAVLVGFCGLALLVVSLFVFWKLCWPIWRSKALSSHSETVRQGVLPEAPAPTPHVTPLLLERQALQAEKQEKKDEEEDQRRKVPEVKVNGCRSVKSLEAAMKISQTSPDIPAEVQQTIRERLSKKAKIQKQSTEPTSFSRHNSFRRHLRRQMNVTSVDFTMDTLPVRQSSAVSIGRIKPELYKQKSVDSEEGNKEPVETCGKLSFALKYDYEEQALVVRILKALDLPAKDFTGTSDPYVKIYLLPERKKKFQTRVHRKTLNPTFDEVFCFPVEYDQLCNRKLHFSVYDFDRFTSHDMIGEVVVDNLFELSDLSREAVVWKDILASTTESVDLGEIMYSLCYLPTAGRMTLTVIKCRNLKAMDITGSSDPYVKVSLICDGRRLKKRKTTTKKGTLNPVYNEAIIFDIPPENVEQVSLSIMVMDYDRVGHNEVIGVCRTGPDAEGLGRDHWNEMLAYPRKPITHWHALCEWPGRGSSFESQGSCPSPKPPQTP; encoded by the exons ATGTCCCTTTCTTATgcatttccttctttttttctctctctattactCTTCCTTGTGTGTTCCACACTTTCATTGCTGCTGGCCTTTTCTGTTTGCCTCGTCTGTCTTTTCAATTTACCCCATCATCTTTTACTTCTCTGCCTATTGCTCTCGCTCTCTTACATCACCTCTATTTACTCTCAATCTCTTCCTCTGCTCACTCAACTGTCCTCCCCTAAACCATTGCCTGTAGACATCTCTGTAAGTCTCCTAGCTGTGCTCGTGGGTTTCTGTGGACTCGCCCTGTTGGtagtctctctctttgtgttttgGAAGCTGTGCTGGCCCATCTGGAGAAGCAAGGCGCTCTCCTCTCACAGCGAGACTGTTCGTCAAGGGGTTCTGCCCGAGGCACCAGCACCCACACCTCATGTCACGCCATTGCTTCTGGAGCGTCAGGCTTTACAGGCGGAGAAGCAGGAGAAGAAAGACGAAGAGGAGGACCAGAGGAGGAAGGTGCCCGAGGTGAAGGTAAACGGTTGTAGATCGGTGAAGTCACTTGAGGCAGCCATGAAGATCAGCCAGACATCTCCAGACATCCCGGCTGAGGTGCAGCAGACAATACGTGAACGCCTGAGTAAGAAGGCCAAGATTCAGAAACAGAGCACTGAACCCACCTCATTCTCCAG ACACAATTCCTTTCGTCGCCATCTCAGACGGCAGATGAACGTCACTAGTGTGGATTTCACCATGGACACCCTGCCAGTGAGACAGTCCTCAGCAGTCAGCATCGGACGCATAAAGCCAGAACTCTACAAGCAGAAATCCGTAGACTCGGAGGAAGGCAACAAGGAGCCAGTGGAGACATGTGGCAAGCTTAGCTTTGCTCTGAAGTACGACTATGAAGAGCAGGCTTTGGTAGTGCGCATCCTTAAAGCATTGGACCTGCCAGCCAAGGACTTCACAGGTACTTCTGACCCCTACGTAAAGATCTACTTGCTCCCTGAGCGTAAAAAGAAGTTCCAGACACGGGTCCACCGAAAGACACTAAACCCTACATTCGATGAGGTGTTTTGTTTCCCAGTGGAGTACGACCAGCTGTGTAACCGTAAGTTGCACTTCAGTGTCTACGATTTTGACCGCTTCACAAGTCATGACATGATCGGCGAGGTGGTGGTAGACAACCTGTTTGAGCTCTCAGACCTGTCACGTGAGGCCGTGGTATGGAAGGACATTCTCGCCTCCACTACA GAGAGTGTGGATTTAGGGGAAATTATGTACTCCCTCTGCTACCTTCCCACGGCTGGCCGTATGACTCTGACTGTCATCAAGTGCCGTAATCTTAAAGCCATGGACATCACTGGCTCTTCTG ACCCGTATGTAAAAGTGTCGCTAATCTGCGACGGACGAAGGCTGAAGAAACGGAAGACCACCACTAAGAAGGGCACACTCAACCCTGTGTACAACGAGGCTATCATCTTTGACATTCCTCCTGAGAACGTGGAGCAGGTCAGCCTGTCAATTATGGTGATGGATTATGACAG AGTTGGACACAATGAGGTCATCGGTGTGTGTCGGACCGGCCCCGATGCAGAAGGTCTGGGTCGAGACCACTGGAACGAGATGCTGGCCTACCCACGCAAACCCATCACCCACTGGCATGCTCTGTGTGAG TGGCCAGGAAGAGGTTCCAGTTTCGAAAGCCAGGGTTCCTGCCCTTCACCCAAACCTCCACAGACTCCATAA